From one Triticum urartu cultivar G1812 chromosome 3, Tu2.1, whole genome shotgun sequence genomic stretch:
- the LOC125546307 gene encoding uncharacterized protein LOC125546307 isoform X1, with product MAMPSTASCCFASSSPHVRPSLRLLLTHTTITSSPARIRLVSRNPLRRSFSSSEPAPGVAGDEGGYVDREVEEDRDERYGFEMEVRKLPGKKNRRLVRARVRVGAPLQAVWATLTDYEGLAGFIPGLSECRLLHQDKAFARLYQVGEQDLALGFKFNAKGTIDCYEGEMELLPEFRAHRREIDFNMVDGDFKVFQGKWSVQEVDDATEGGEISSGQEFQTTLSYVVELEPKLWVPVRLLEGRICKEIKTNLICIREEAERVQRLLDEDES from the exons ATGGCCATGCCGTCCACCGCGTCTTGCTGcttcgcctcctcctccccccatGTCCGGCCCAGCCTCCGCCTCCTCCTGACCCACACCACCATCACCTCGAGCCCCGCGCGCATCCGCCTCGTCTCCCGTAACCCCCTCCGGCGCTCCTTCTCGTCCTCCGAGCCGGCGCCCGgtgtcgccggcgacgaggggggATATGTGGACAGGGAGGTAGAGGAGGACCGGGACGAGCGGTACGGGTTCGAGATGGAGGTGCGGAAGCTGCCGGGGAAGAAGAACCGGCGGCTGGTGCGCGCGCGGGTGCGGGTCGGCGCGCCGCTCCAGGCCGTCTGGGCCACGCTCACCGACTACGAGGGCCTCGCCGGATTCATCCCCGGCCTCTCCGAGTGCCGCCTCCTCCACCAGGACAAAGCCTTCGCCCGCCTCTACCAG GTCGGGGAGCAGGATCTGGCGCTGGGGTTCAAGTTCAACGCCAAGGGCACCATCGACTGCTACGAGGGAGAGATGGAGCTGCTCCCGGAGTTCCGGGCGCACCGCCGGGAGATCGACTTCAACATGGTCGACGGCGATTTCAAGGTCTTCCAGGGCAAGTGGTCTGTCCAGGAG GTCGATGATGCTACTGAAGGTGGGGAAATTTCATCAGGGCAGGAATTTCAGACCACGCTTTCTTATGTGGTGGAGCTAGAGCCTAAGCTCTGGGTTCCAGTTCGGCTACTGGAAGGGAGGATCTGCAAGGAGATCAAAACCAACCTTATTTGTATCCGAGAAGAAGCAGAGAGGGTCCAAAGGTTACTGGACGAG GATGAATCCTGA
- the LOC125546307 gene encoding uncharacterized protein LOC125546307 isoform X2 — protein MAMPSTASCCFASSSPHVRPSLRLLLTHTTITSSPARIRLVSRNPLRRSFSSSEPAPGVAGDEGGYVDREVEEDRDERYGFEMEVRKLPGKKNRRLVRARVRVGAPLQAVWATLTDYEGLAGFIPGLSECRLLHQDKAFARLYQVGEQDLALGFKFNAKGTIDCYEGEMELLPEFRAHRREIDFNMVDGDFKVFQGKWSVQEVDDATEGGEISSGQEFQTTLSYVVELEPKLWVPVRLLEGRICKEIKTNLICIREEAERVQRLLDE, from the exons ATGGCCATGCCGTCCACCGCGTCTTGCTGcttcgcctcctcctccccccatGTCCGGCCCAGCCTCCGCCTCCTCCTGACCCACACCACCATCACCTCGAGCCCCGCGCGCATCCGCCTCGTCTCCCGTAACCCCCTCCGGCGCTCCTTCTCGTCCTCCGAGCCGGCGCCCGgtgtcgccggcgacgaggggggATATGTGGACAGGGAGGTAGAGGAGGACCGGGACGAGCGGTACGGGTTCGAGATGGAGGTGCGGAAGCTGCCGGGGAAGAAGAACCGGCGGCTGGTGCGCGCGCGGGTGCGGGTCGGCGCGCCGCTCCAGGCCGTCTGGGCCACGCTCACCGACTACGAGGGCCTCGCCGGATTCATCCCCGGCCTCTCCGAGTGCCGCCTCCTCCACCAGGACAAAGCCTTCGCCCGCCTCTACCAG GTCGGGGAGCAGGATCTGGCGCTGGGGTTCAAGTTCAACGCCAAGGGCACCATCGACTGCTACGAGGGAGAGATGGAGCTGCTCCCGGAGTTCCGGGCGCACCGCCGGGAGATCGACTTCAACATGGTCGACGGCGATTTCAAGGTCTTCCAGGGCAAGTGGTCTGTCCAGGAG GTCGATGATGCTACTGAAGGTGGGGAAATTTCATCAGGGCAGGAATTTCAGACCACGCTTTCTTATGTGGTGGAGCTAGAGCCTAAGCTCTGGGTTCCAGTTCGGCTACTGGAAGGGAGGATCTGCAAGGAGATCAAAACCAACCTTATTTGTATCCGAGAAGAAGCAGAGAGGGTCCAAAGGTTACTGGACGAG TGA